The following is a genomic window from Flavobacterium sp..
GTTTAAAGCAATTTCGGATTACAATAATAAGTTTCAATTTGTTTCATTGCCAGATGAAGTGGCTTTGTTTGAAAAAGATACTTTATTAAAGCAAAAAAGAGAGCGTTGGCATGAAGAAATGCAAAAAGATATTTATATTGAGGAAACTTTAAATGTTATTTCAGATATAAAATTACTCACAAAAGGTAAAAGTTTTACCCAAAAATTGAGCATGAATTAATTTATAAAGTCCCTTTAATTAGGGACTTTTTAGTTTTTGAATTATAACAAGGTAGTATTATTAAATTTAGTTTGTTTATTTTAGTGTTAATCTTTTCTTCTTGTAAAGAGAGTAATGAATTAGTAAATGAAACGGATGATTTTACTTCAAATGAAGCTAATGTTGCAACTGATTTTGATTTTTTACCAACTTCTATTACAAATGCTATTTATCACCGCTCTGCTTATGTTTTTTCTTATTCTGAAGCACATGAGCAAAGTGAGTGGGTTGCTTATTATTTAGATGTTGATGATATAAATTCAACCCACTTTGATAGACCATTTTTCACACAAGATCCTTTAGTTAAATCCAATTCCGCTGATTGGAGAAACTACAAAAATTCGGATTATGATAAAGGACATTTATGTCCCGCTGGTGATAGAAAAGAATCCTATAAGTCATTTCAAGAAACTTTTTTTTTACGTCAAATATTAGTCCACAAGAACATGAATTTAATTTAGGGGTTTGGAATCGATTGGAAGATAAATTCGCTATTGGGCTGCTACAAAGGAAGGTTTATATATTGTTTCAGGAGGTGTTTTAACAGATGATTTGAAAACTATAGGAAAAGAGAAGGTTTCAGTTCCTAATTATTTTATAAAGTACTTTTATCAAAAGATGGTACTCAAATGATTGGTTTTTAGTGCCCCATGAAAATTCAAATAAACCTTTGTATGAATTTGTGCTTTCTGTTGATGAAATAGAAAAAATGACTGGAATTGATTTTTATCCTAATTTGTCTGACGAAATTGAAAATCAACTTGAATCTCAGTCTGATATAAAAAATGGAGTTTTTAATTACCACTCATTTACTTTATTAGCATCTAATTTAATGAAGATAAAAAGCAAAATTGTAAACGCCCACAAACTCGAACCACCATATGAGAAAAAGGGTAGTGGAACTCCAATAGTTGGGAATAACTTAATTAACATGGCGATATTTACAAAGAAATGTGTAAACAAATAGGTTGCTACACAATAACCATAAACCCTACTAAATTTGGTTTTCTGATTCTCGGCTAAATAGATGATTCTTAAAAATAAGGCAACAAACAATAGAATTACCGTTATACTTCCAATAAAACCCCATTCTTCACCTACTGTAGTAAAAATATAATCGGTATGTTGTTCAGGAACAAAACCACCTTTAGTTTGCGTTCCCTCTAAATAGCCTTTACCTAGTAACCCTCCAGACCCAATGGCTATCATAGATTGGTTTAAGTTGTAACCTTCGCGTTTCATGTCTACATCATCACCAATTAAAACGTTTATACGATCTTTTTGATGAGGTTCTAAAACACTATCATAAACATAGCTTACAGAATATGAAAATCCTGCCATTACTAAGTAAAGTAATCCATAGACAATTGGGTTTCTAGATATTTTTCTGTTAAAAATATAATGAATAATCATGATTACCAATATAACAGAAATTAAGTACATAGGCTGTATTACCAAGGATAAAAAGAATAAGGCAATTGCTATTATTCCAGCAAAGAAATACCAGCTTGGCAATCCTTCTCTATTTAATACAAATATCAAAGAAACAAATATCATGGCACTACCAGCATCGGGTTGCATTAATATTAGAAGAATTGGCAGTCCAACAATTGCTAATCCTATGATTTGATGTTTGGTTAATTTTAAATTAATTTGCGAATAACTTAAATATTTAGCAAGTAAAAGAGCTGTTGCGGTTTTAACAAATTCTGAAGGTTGAAAACCAAAACCTCCAAATTGATACCAGTTGGTTTGTCCTTTTTTGGTAACACCAAAAACAAATAATCCAAGTAATAGTATAATTCCTAAACTGTAAAAAACAAACGAGAGACGTTCAAATATTTTAGCATCAGTAAATAATATTATAAAGATAAGGGGAATGGTTAAGCCAATAAACAGCATTTGTCTTCCATATATTTGAGAAATATCAAAAATGGAAGTTTCTTCTAAAGGTAAAGAGGCAGAATAAATAGTCATCCAGCCCATAATTACTAAAACAACGTAAAGTAATATGCTGATAAAGTCGATTCTATTTCCTACGCTTTGATTTTTCATTTAGTTTTCTTCCTCTTCTTTTTTGGCTTCGCTAATTTCAACTTTTACTTTGTTTAAAGAATCTTGAACTTTAGTTGCATCCACTTTTCTCTGAAAAATAATATTTTCAATTTTTTGGTATTCCGCTTGAAGACTACCAGTTAACATTCTGGTTTCTAAATCTTTTCTTGATATTTTTCCATTAATATATTTTTCTATCATTAAAGTAGCAATTGGTCCTGCCCAAGTTGCACCATAACCTGAATTTTCGATAAAAACAGCCAAAGCAATTTTTGGATTTTCTCTAGGTGCAAAGGCAACGAAAATAGAATGGTCTTTTAATTGGAAGGTTTTTCCAGCTATCCTTATTTTATTTTCTGCTGTACCAGTTTTACCGCAAATTTTCAAACCTTCAACCCTAAAGCCAGAAGCAGTTCCGAAATTGTAAACATCTTCCAAGCCCTGAATAATAGGTTCATAATATTGTTTATCAATAGTCGTATAGTGTTTTGTTGTAAATTTTTTGTCGAGCTTTTGATCTTTAATGCTTTTTACAATATGAGGAGTGTAATAATAACCCCGATTTGCAACCGCAGCCATCATATTTGCAAGTTGTATTGGAGATGTTAGTATCTCGCCTTGTCCAATAGCATTAGAAATAATATATGAACTTCTAATCTTTGCACCATTGTACATTTTTCTATATAGATTTGAATTAGGAACTAATCCTTTACTTCCAATCGGCATATCCGTTCCTAAAAATTGACCTAGTCCAAAACTTTTTACATGATTTGCCCAATTATCAATACTATAATATGAGTTTTTATATTTTTCAATGGTTCTTTTATAAGTATTTCCAAAGTAGCTATTACAAGATTTATAAATGCCATTATTCAATTGAAGCGTGTGTAAACCACAATGACATCCCATAAATCTTCCAAAATTAGCACCGTGATTACAGTAAAAAGTGCTTTGTTCATCAATTACTTCTTCTTGTAATCCAATTAATCCTGTTACAATTTTAAATGGCGACCCAGGTGGATAGGTAGCTTGTAAGCCTCTATCATACAATGGTTTTGCAATAGAATCGTTGTATAAAGCGGTATAGTTTTTTGAACGTTGCCTCCCCACTAACAAGGATGGGTCAAAAGTTGGTGCAGAAACTAATGCCAAAATTTCCCCTGTTTTAGGCTCAATGGCAACAATTCCACCTCTTTTATTAATCATTAACTCGGTACCGTATTTTTGTAGTGTATGGTCAATGGTTAGAGTTAAGTCTTTTCCTTGTTGTGCAATGGTGTCAAATTGACCTTTTTTGTAAGGACCAATAATTTTATTGTGCTTGTCGCGAAGTAAGTATTTTACGCCTTTTACGCCTCTTAATATTTCTTCGTATTGTTGTTCAACACCTTGTTTTCCTATTAAATCTCCACTATTGTAGTATTTTTTTTTGTTTAAAATAGCTTCGTTAACCTGTGTAATAAAACCAAAAATATTAGCTCCTTCTTTTACTTGATAATCTCGCAACGAACGTTTTTGGGTGTAAAAACCTTCAAATTTTCTTTCTTTTTCTTGAAAGGCCGCATATTCTGCTTTGTTTAACTGTGATAAGAAAACAGAGGG
Proteins encoded in this region:
- the rodA gene encoding rod shape-determining protein RodA produces the protein MKNQSVGNRIDFISILLYVVLVIMGWMTIYSASLPLEETSIFDISQIYGRQMLFIGLTIPLIFIILFTDAKIFERLSFVFYSLGIILLLGLFVFGVTKKGQTNWYQFGGFGFQPSEFVKTATALLLAKYLSYSQINLKLTKHQIIGLAIVGLPILLILMQPDAGSAMIFVSLIFVLNREGLPSWYFFAGIIAIALFFLSLVIQPMYLISVILVIMIIHYIFNRKISRNPIVYGLLYLVMAGFSYSVSYVYDSVLEPHQKDRINVLIGDDVDMKREGYNLNQSMIAIGSGGLLGKGYLEGTQTKGGFVPEQHTDYIFTTVGEEWGFIGSITVILLFVALFLRIIYLAENQKTKFSRVYGYCVATYLFTHFFVNIAMLIKLFPTIGVPLPFFSYGGSSLWAFTILLFIFIKLDANKVNEW
- the mrdA gene encoding penicillin-binding protein 2, with translation MRKAVLPAVIIITSILLIVRIFYLQVIDENLKLQSENNAIKKVFDFPERGYIYDRNGKLLVANQPSYDIMVVPREIKDIDTTEFCNLLHITKEFFIKKIEKANVYSPILPSVFLSQLNKAEYAAFQEKERKFEGFYTQKRSLRDYQVKEGANIFGFITQVNEAILNKKKYYNSGDLIGKQGVEQQYEEILRGVKGVKYLLRDKHNKIIGPYKKGQFDTIAQQGKDLTLTIDHTLQKYGTELMINKRGGIVAIEPKTGEILALVSAPTFDPSLLVGRQRSKNYTALYNDSIAKPLYDRGLQATYPPGSPFKIVTGLIGLQEEVIDEQSTFYCNHGANFGRFMGCHCGLHTLQLNNGIYKSCNSYFGNTYKRTIEKYKNSYYSIDNWANHVKSFGLGQFLGTDMPIGSKGLVPNSNLYRKMYNGAKIRSSYIISNAIGQGEILTSPIQLANMMAAVANRGYYYTPHIVKSIKDQKLDKKFTTKHYTTIDKQYYEPIIQGLEDVYNFGTASGFRVEGLKICGKTGTAENKIRIAGKTFQLKDHSIFVAFAPRENPKIALAVFIENSGYGATWAGPIATLMIEKYINGKISRKDLETRMLTGSLQAEYQKIENIIFQRKVDATKVQDSLNKVKVEISEAKKEEEEN